In Streptomyces sp. NBC_01717, one DNA window encodes the following:
- a CDS encoding aminotransferase class IV, with protein MRIWVNGALRDEADARVSVFDHGLTVGDGIFETVKTTAGRPFALTRHLDRLTRSARGLGLPDPDLDEVRRACAAVIDANPMELGRLRITYTGGLSPLGSDRGNEGAGLVVALGKSTRRHDTTAVITVPWTRNERGALAGLKTTSYAENVVALARAHEQGASEALFANTVGQLCEGTGTNVFVVLDGRLHTPPLASGCLAGITRALVVEWAGAHETELPMDVLEHADEVFVTSSLRDVQAVHRIDGRELPGTPGPVTAKAMRVFDERAGNDLDP; from the coding sequence ATGAGGATCTGGGTCAACGGCGCACTGCGCGACGAGGCCGACGCCAGGGTGTCCGTGTTCGACCACGGACTGACCGTGGGCGACGGCATCTTCGAGACCGTCAAGACCACCGCCGGCCGGCCCTTCGCCCTCACCCGGCATCTCGACCGGCTGACCCGCTCGGCCCGCGGTCTCGGCCTGCCGGACCCCGACCTCGACGAGGTGCGCCGGGCATGCGCCGCGGTCATCGACGCCAACCCCATGGAGCTCGGACGGCTGCGCATCACGTACACCGGCGGTCTCTCCCCGCTCGGCTCCGACCGTGGCAACGAGGGGGCGGGCCTGGTCGTCGCCCTCGGGAAATCCACCCGACGCCACGACACCACCGCCGTGATCACCGTCCCCTGGACGCGCAACGAGCGCGGCGCGCTCGCCGGGCTCAAGACCACGTCGTACGCGGAGAATGTCGTCGCCCTCGCCCGCGCCCATGAACAGGGCGCCTCGGAGGCACTCTTCGCCAACACCGTCGGGCAGCTCTGCGAAGGCACCGGAACCAACGTCTTCGTGGTCCTCGACGGACGGCTGCACACCCCGCCGCTCGCGTCCGGCTGCCTTGCCGGGATCACCCGCGCACTGGTCGTCGAGTGGGCAGGGGCGCACGAGACCGAACTGCCCATGGACGTGCTGGAGCACGCCGACGAGGTGTTCGTGACCTCGAGCCTGCGGGACGTCCAGGCCGTCCACCGGATCGACGGCCGCGAGCTGCCCGGCACGCCAGGACCCGTGACGGCGAAGGCCATGCGAGTCTTCGACGAGCGTGCCGGGAACGACCTCGATCCGTGA
- a CDS encoding phosphotransferase family protein, which yields MTTAVVRALGALAHDVAHPPTGTEAPCSCPAPAVLADRADGTVVRSGAVVAKAHAPDTDTTALAVRLALAASPALTGILLPPVPRPAGATAPNSTVHGRSVTLWPHGEPVDPADPDAAPWEEAAVLLARLHRTAPPTPPRAVRALPAMRGPAKAALAVARMCRARPGDPATVPVREAWRRLPAWARDEDVAPPHRSRFLCHGDLHLGQLVRHPSPHGPWLLIDVDDLGLGDPAWDLARPAAWYAAGLLPPDVWLRFLDAYRAAGGPAVRADGDPWPDLDVPARALTVQTAALAFAKSAAEQRTPDEVEQMMIDACARIASLPHELAAEHSS from the coding sequence GTGACCACCGCAGTCGTCCGCGCGCTGGGCGCCCTCGCTCATGACGTGGCCCACCCGCCCACGGGCACCGAGGCTCCGTGCAGCTGCCCGGCCCCGGCGGTGCTCGCGGACCGCGCCGACGGCACAGTCGTCCGCAGTGGTGCGGTGGTCGCGAAGGCCCACGCCCCGGACACCGACACCACGGCCCTGGCCGTCCGCCTCGCCCTGGCCGCGTCTCCCGCCCTGACCGGCATCCTCCTGCCACCCGTACCCCGGCCCGCCGGGGCCACCGCCCCCAACTCCACGGTGCACGGCCGCTCCGTGACCCTGTGGCCCCACGGCGAACCCGTGGACCCCGCAGACCCCGACGCCGCCCCCTGGGAGGAGGCAGCCGTCCTCCTGGCCCGGCTCCACCGCACCGCACCACCGACCCCACCCCGGGCCGTGCGGGCGCTCCCCGCGATGCGTGGCCCCGCGAAGGCCGCACTCGCCGTGGCCCGGATGTGCCGGGCCCGGCCCGGCGACCCGGCCACCGTCCCCGTACGCGAAGCATGGCGGCGGCTGCCCGCCTGGGCCCGCGACGAGGACGTCGCGCCCCCGCACCGCTCGCGCTTCCTCTGCCATGGCGATCTGCATCTCGGCCAGCTCGTCCGCCACCCCTCCCCGCACGGCCCCTGGCTGCTCATCGACGTCGACGACCTGGGCCTCGGTGATCCCGCCTGGGACCTCGCGCGTCCCGCCGCCTGGTACGCGGCCGGGCTGCTGCCTCCCGATGTCTGGCTGCGCTTCCTGGACGCCTACCGGGCAGCCGGCGGGCCGGCCGTACGCGCCGATGGCGACCCCTGGCCCGACCTGGACGTCCCGGCCCGAGCCCTGACGGTGCAGACCGCCGCGCTGGCGTTCGCCAAGTCTGCTGCGGAGCAGAGAACTCCGGATGAAGTGGAACAGATGATGATCGACGCCTGTGCCCGAATTGCGTCCCTCCCGCACGAGTTGGCCGCCGAACACTCGTCGTAG
- a CDS encoding L-lactate MFS transporter: MTFLDRSRTVAPPGWSRWLVPPAALAVHLSIGQAYAWSVFKPPLESALDLSGTASALPFQLAIVMLGLSAAFGGTLVERNGPRWAMFVSLVCFSSGFLVAALGVATGQFWLVVLGYGFIGGIGLGIGYISPVSTLIKWFPDRPGMATGIAIMGFGGGALIASPWSTGMLEAFGSDSAGIATAFLVHGLAYAGFMALGVFLVRVPPDGWLPAGHRPEAAPRRLVTTAQVSARNALRTPQFWCLWVVLCMNVTAGIGILEKAAPMISDFFTGTSAPVTVSAAAGFVALLSLANMTGRLLWSSTSDLIGRKNMYRIYLGVGALMYLTIVEFGSSKPLFICCALVILSFYGGGFATIPAYLQDLFGTYQVGAIHGRLLTAWSTAGVLGPLIVNWVADAGERAGHSGSDLYTTSLTIMIGLLIVGFVANELVRPVHPRFHEAAERKTRAHQQS; this comes from the coding sequence ATGACCTTCCTCGACAGGTCCCGGACCGTCGCACCACCCGGCTGGAGCCGCTGGCTAGTCCCGCCCGCCGCCCTCGCTGTGCATCTCTCGATCGGGCAGGCTTATGCCTGGAGCGTGTTCAAGCCCCCACTCGAGTCGGCTCTCGACCTTTCCGGTACCGCCAGCGCCCTTCCCTTCCAACTCGCCATCGTCATGCTCGGCCTCTCCGCGGCCTTCGGCGGCACCCTCGTCGAACGCAACGGACCGCGCTGGGCGATGTTCGTCTCCCTCGTCTGCTTCTCCTCGGGTTTCCTCGTCGCCGCCCTCGGTGTGGCCACCGGTCAGTTCTGGCTGGTCGTCCTCGGCTATGGCTTCATCGGTGGTATCGGACTCGGCATCGGCTACATCTCGCCGGTCTCCACGCTCATCAAGTGGTTCCCCGATCGCCCCGGCATGGCCACCGGCATCGCCATCATGGGCTTCGGCGGTGGAGCGCTGATCGCCTCGCCCTGGTCGACCGGGATGCTCGAAGCCTTCGGCTCCGACAGCGCGGGGATCGCCACTGCCTTCCTGGTCCACGGTCTCGCCTACGCCGGTTTCATGGCGCTCGGCGTCTTCCTCGTCCGGGTGCCGCCGGACGGCTGGCTCCCGGCCGGTCACCGGCCGGAGGCGGCGCCCCGCCGCCTCGTCACCACGGCCCAGGTATCCGCTCGCAACGCGCTGCGGACACCGCAGTTCTGGTGTCTGTGGGTGGTGCTCTGCATGAACGTCACCGCGGGCATCGGCATTCTGGAGAAGGCCGCGCCCATGATCTCGGACTTCTTCACGGGCACCTCGGCCCCGGTCACGGTCTCCGCCGCGGCAGGCTTCGTCGCCCTGCTCTCCCTGGCGAACATGACCGGCCGGCTCCTGTGGTCCTCGACCTCGGACCTCATCGGCCGCAAGAACATGTACCGCATCTACCTGGGCGTCGGCGCCCTGATGTACCTGACGATCGTCGAGTTCGGCAGCTCCAAGCCGCTCTTCATCTGCTGCGCGCTGGTGATTCTGTCGTTCTACGGAGGCGGATTCGCCACGATCCCCGCCTATCTGCAGGACCTCTTCGGCACGTATCAGGTCGGCGCCATCCACGGTCGGCTGCTGACTGCCTGGTCCACCGCCGGCGTCCTCGGCCCGCTGATCGTCAACTGGGTGGCGGACGCGGGCGAGCGGGCGGGCCACAGCGGGTCCGACCTGTACACGACATCGCTGACGATCATGATCGGACTACTGATCGTCGGCTTCGTCGCCAATGAACTCGTACGCCCCGTCCATCCACGCTTCCACGAGGCAGCGGAGAGGAAGACCCGTGCACACCAGCAGTCGTAG
- a CDS encoding MFS transporter small subunit yields MHTSSRRTLTAVVWLWVALPFAYGLYELIRKATQLFTG; encoded by the coding sequence GTGCACACCAGCAGTCGTAGAACACTCACTGCCGTGGTCTGGCTCTGGGTCGCCCTGCCGTTCGCCTACGGGCTGTACGAACTGATCCGTAAGGCCACCCAACTCTTCACCGGCTGA
- a CDS encoding LacI family DNA-binding transcriptional regulator — protein MARVAGIKDVARQAGVSVGTVSNVINRPEAVLPETRARVLAAIEDLGYVRSESARQLRAGRSRIMALLVLDMGNPFFVDVARGAERAARQAGLGVMVCNSGQSPAEEAEYLGLFAEQRVCGVLVTPADATGRNLEAFRRHRIPFVLVDRVASSTGTCAVSVDDVRGGALAVGHLVSAGHRAVAYVSGPGDLHQIRDRREGALSALAEAGLGPEALVEIPSERLDVAAGRDAGARLLGLVPRPTAVFCANDLLALGVLQSLYAAGVRVPQDIAIVGYDDIEFAAAAAVPLTSVRQPAVMMGRLAAELLLEEADEEDGTHEHRSVVLQPELVVRASSAAAH, from the coding sequence GTGGCGCGTGTGGCAGGGATCAAGGATGTGGCCCGGCAGGCCGGAGTCTCCGTGGGCACCGTGTCCAATGTGATCAATCGGCCCGAAGCGGTGCTGCCGGAGACCCGGGCCAGGGTGCTGGCCGCGATCGAGGACCTCGGGTACGTACGCAGCGAGTCCGCGCGCCAGCTCAGGGCCGGCCGCAGCCGGATCATGGCGCTGCTGGTCCTCGACATGGGCAACCCGTTCTTCGTCGACGTGGCCCGGGGGGCCGAGCGCGCCGCGCGGCAGGCCGGCCTCGGGGTGATGGTCTGCAACAGCGGCCAGAGCCCGGCGGAGGAGGCCGAGTACCTGGGGCTCTTCGCCGAGCAGCGGGTGTGCGGTGTGCTGGTCACGCCGGCCGATGCGACCGGCCGCAATCTGGAGGCGTTCAGGCGCCACCGCATCCCCTTCGTGCTGGTGGACCGGGTCGCGTCCTCCACCGGGACCTGTGCCGTCTCCGTCGACGACGTGCGGGGTGGCGCCCTCGCCGTCGGTCACCTCGTCTCGGCCGGGCACCGCGCGGTCGCGTACGTCAGCGGCCCCGGCGACCTTCACCAGATCAGGGACCGCCGGGAGGGTGCCCTGTCGGCCCTCGCCGAGGCCGGGCTGGGGCCCGAGGCGCTCGTCGAGATCCCCTCCGAGCGCCTGGACGTGGCGGCGGGCCGCGACGCCGGGGCCCGGCTGCTCGGGCTCGTACCCCGGCCGACCGCTGTGTTCTGCGCGAACGACCTGCTGGCTCTCGGCGTACTGCAGTCGCTGTACGCGGCCGGCGTGCGGGTGCCGCAGGACATCGCCATCGTCGGCTACGACGACATCGAATTCGCAGCCGCCGCTGCCGTACCGCTCACCTCGGTCCGCCAGCCCGCCGTCATGATGGGCCGGCTGGCCGCGGAGCTCCTGCTGGAGGAGGCGGACGAGGAGGACGGCACGCACGAGCACCGCAGCGTGGTGCTCCAGCCGGAGCTGGTCGTGCGCGCCTCCAGCGCGGCGGCGCACTGA
- a CDS encoding DsbA family protein — MSDSTPAAPVVLDVWCELQCPDCHHALTDVHALRARYGDRLDVRLRHFPLEKHKHAYAAAQAAEEAAEQGKDWPYIEAVLARTDELGRTGEPLLIEVARELGLDAEEFDTALIDGRHMLMVDADQAEGKAIGVTGTPTYVIGGETLDGSRNQDGLRERIEEIADRLLAEQA, encoded by the coding sequence ATGAGCGATTCCACCCCCGCAGCCCCGGTCGTCCTCGATGTCTGGTGCGAGCTCCAGTGCCCCGACTGCCACCATGCCCTCACCGATGTGCACGCCCTTCGCGCCCGGTACGGGGACCGGCTCGACGTGCGCCTGCGGCACTTCCCGCTGGAGAAGCACAAGCACGCCTACGCCGCGGCGCAGGCCGCCGAGGAGGCCGCGGAGCAGGGCAAGGACTGGCCGTACATCGAGGCCGTGCTGGCCAGGACCGACGAGCTCGGCCGCACGGGCGAGCCGCTGCTGATCGAGGTGGCGCGTGAACTCGGTCTCGACGCCGAGGAGTTCGACACCGCCCTGATCGACGGGCGGCACATGCTGATGGTCGACGCCGACCAGGCCGAGGGCAAGGCCATCGGCGTGACCGGCACCCCCACGTATGTGATCGGCGGCGAGACGCTGGACGGCAGCAGGAATCAGGACGGGCTGCGCGAACGGATCGAGGAGATCGCCGACCGGCTGCTCGCCGAGCAGGCCTGA
- a CDS encoding TrmH family RNA methyltransferase, producing MADLITVDDPDDPRLRDYTGLTDVELRRRREPAEGLFIAEGEKVIRRARHAGYEMRSMLLSAKWVDLMRDVIDEVPAPVYAVSPELAERVTGYHVHRGALASMQRKPLPTADELLTKTRRVVVMESVNDHTNIGAIFRSAAALGMDAVLLSPDCADPLYRRSVKVSMGAVFSVPYARLDSWPKALETVREAGFKLLALTPDDKASSIDEAAPHRMDKVALMLGAEGDGLSTQALVAADEWVRIPMAHGVDSLNVGAAAAVAFYAVASGRPQD from the coding sequence GTGGCAGATCTCATCACCGTCGACGACCCTGACGACCCGCGCCTGCGCGACTACACGGGCCTGACCGACGTCGAACTCCGGCGCAGGCGAGAGCCCGCCGAGGGCCTCTTCATCGCCGAGGGCGAGAAGGTGATCAGACGCGCCAGGCACGCCGGGTACGAGATGCGGTCCATGCTGCTCTCGGCGAAGTGGGTCGACCTGATGCGCGACGTCATCGACGAGGTCCCGGCGCCGGTGTACGCGGTCAGCCCGGAGCTCGCCGAGCGGGTCACCGGCTACCACGTGCATCGCGGTGCGCTCGCCTCCATGCAGCGCAAACCACTTCCGACGGCCGACGAACTGCTGACGAAGACCCGCCGGGTCGTCGTCATGGAGTCGGTCAACGACCACACCAACATCGGCGCCATCTTCCGCAGCGCCGCCGCCCTCGGCATGGACGCGGTGCTGCTCTCCCCGGACTGCGCGGACCCGCTCTACCGGCGCTCCGTCAAGGTCTCCATGGGCGCGGTCTTCTCCGTCCCGTACGCGCGTCTCGACAGCTGGCCCAAGGCCCTGGAGACCGTACGGGAGGCGGGCTTCAAACTCCTGGCACTCACCCCCGACGACAAGGCCAGCAGCATCGACGAGGCGGCGCCGCACCGGATGGACAAGGTGGCACTGATGCTCGGCGCCGAGGGCGACGGACTGTCCACGCAGGCCCTGGTCGCCGCCGACGAATGGGTACGCATCCCGATGGCGCACGGCGTCGACTCGCTGAACGTGGGCGCGGCCGCCGCAGTCGCGTTCTACGCGGTGGCGTCGGGCCGCCCGCAGGACTGA
- the cobA gene encoding uroporphyrinogen-III C-methyltransferase — MAEHADHPAYPVGLRLSGRRVVVVGGGQVAQRRLPALIAAGADITLVSPSATPSVEAMADAGEIHWERRRYEDGDLTDTWYALIASDDAAANEAASAEAERTRTWCVRSDNADVATAWTPATGRSEGVTVAVLSTDAQGRDPRHSAAVRDAIVEGLRDGTLAAPHHRTRPTPGVSLVGGGPGDPDLITVRGRRLLAEADVVIADRLGPRDLLDELPPHVEVIDAAKIPYGRFMAQEAINQALIEHAKAGKAVVRLKGGDPFVFGRGMEEAQALAAEGIPCTVVPGISSSISVPGAAGIPVTHRGVAHEFTVVSGHVAPDDERSLVDWAALAQLRGTLVLLMAVDKIGAIAKALIAHGKAPGTPVALIQEGTTAAQRRVDATLATVGERAAAEEVRPPAVIVIGDVVAVGTATLPNPAE, encoded by the coding sequence ATGGCCGAGCACGCCGATCACCCCGCGTACCCCGTCGGACTGCGCCTGAGCGGGCGCCGCGTCGTCGTTGTCGGCGGCGGTCAGGTCGCGCAGCGCCGCCTCCCCGCACTCATCGCGGCGGGCGCCGACATCACCCTCGTATCGCCGTCCGCGACGCCGTCCGTCGAGGCGATGGCCGACGCCGGTGAGATCCACTGGGAGCGCCGCCGGTACGAGGACGGGGACCTCACCGACACCTGGTACGCGCTCATCGCCTCCGACGACGCCGCCGCGAACGAGGCCGCGTCCGCCGAGGCCGAGCGCACCCGCACCTGGTGCGTGCGCAGCGACAACGCCGACGTCGCCACGGCCTGGACCCCGGCCACCGGCCGCAGCGAGGGCGTGACCGTCGCAGTCCTCTCCACCGACGCGCAGGGCCGCGACCCGCGCCACTCCGCCGCCGTCCGCGACGCCATCGTCGAGGGTCTGCGCGACGGCACGCTCGCCGCCCCGCACCACCGCACCCGCCCCACCCCCGGCGTATCCCTGGTCGGCGGCGGCCCCGGCGACCCCGACCTGATCACCGTGCGCGGGCGGCGCCTGCTCGCCGAGGCCGATGTCGTCATCGCCGACCGGCTCGGCCCGCGCGACCTGCTCGACGAACTGCCGCCGCACGTCGAGGTGATCGACGCCGCGAAGATCCCGTACGGCCGCTTCATGGCGCAGGAGGCGATCAACCAGGCGCTCATCGAGCACGCCAAGGCGGGCAAGGCCGTCGTCCGGCTCAAGGGCGGCGACCCGTTCGTCTTCGGCCGGGGCATGGAGGAGGCACAGGCGCTCGCCGCCGAAGGCATCCCGTGCACCGTCGTCCCCGGGATCTCGAGCTCGATCTCCGTACCCGGCGCGGCCGGTATCCCCGTCACCCACCGTGGGGTCGCCCACGAGTTCACCGTGGTGAGCGGCCATGTCGCCCCCGACGACGAGCGTTCGCTGGTCGACTGGGCGGCACTCGCGCAGCTGCGTGGCACCCTCGTGCTGCTGATGGCCGTGGACAAGATCGGCGCCATCGCCAAGGCCCTCATCGCCCACGGCAAGGCGCCCGGGACACCGGTCGCCCTGATCCAGGAGGGGACCACGGCGGCGCAGCGCAGGGTCGACGCGACCCTCGCGACCGTCGGCGAACGGGCCGCCGCCGAAGAGGTACGTCCCCCGGCCGTGATCGTCATCGGTGACGTCGTCGCCGTCGGTACGGCCACCCTCCCGAATCCCGCCGAGTAA
- a CDS encoding GNAT family N-acetyltransferase, with the protein MTTTLRPTGPIQQGADGARIRVYDVCDNGRPVGAVEIGTDPGFGATAGVLRSLRIDEPNRRRGRGTIAALAAEEVLRGWGCSRLALSVEPDNTAGQRLAAALGYTERSKNMIKDLPQIPPVLPDGVTGRPMTPEEFAQWESSAITGYAETWIARGVPEVEAMRKAEISHRTYLPHGLATEGAHLHALVHEDDGTVGHVWVSRFEMHPGTVVGYVFDVEVREDFRGRGFGRALMLEAERIALAAGHERIGLHVLSSNTPAVRLYESLGYEATRYNLVKAL; encoded by the coding sequence ATGACCACGACCCTCCGGCCGACCGGGCCGATCCAGCAAGGCGCCGACGGCGCGAGGATCCGCGTCTACGACGTGTGCGACAACGGACGGCCGGTCGGGGCCGTCGAGATCGGCACCGACCCGGGGTTCGGAGCGACGGCGGGGGTGCTCCGCTCCCTGCGGATCGACGAACCGAACCGCAGGCGCGGCCGCGGCACCATCGCCGCACTCGCCGCCGAGGAAGTGCTGCGCGGCTGGGGATGCTCCCGGCTGGCGCTCTCGGTGGAGCCGGACAACACAGCCGGCCAGCGGCTCGCCGCCGCGCTCGGCTACACCGAGCGCAGCAAGAACATGATCAAGGATCTGCCGCAGATCCCTCCCGTCCTGCCGGACGGCGTCACCGGGCGACCGATGACGCCGGAGGAGTTCGCGCAGTGGGAGAGCAGCGCCATCACCGGTTACGCGGAGACCTGGATCGCCCGCGGCGTCCCGGAGGTCGAGGCCATGCGGAAGGCCGAGATCTCCCACCGGACATATCTGCCGCACGGACTCGCCACGGAGGGCGCGCATCTGCACGCCCTGGTCCATGAGGACGACGGGACCGTGGGACATGTCTGGGTGTCGCGGTTCGAGATGCACCCGGGAACGGTGGTCGGGTACGTCTTCGACGTCGAGGTGAGGGAGGATTTCCGCGGCCGCGGGTTCGGCCGGGCGCTGATGCTCGAGGCGGAACGCATCGCGCTGGCCGCCGGGCACGAGCGGATCGGTCTGCATGTCCTCTCGTCCAACACTCCGGCGGTCCGGCTGTACGAGTCGCTCGGTTACGAAGCGACCCGGTACAACCTCGTCAAGGCCCTGTAG
- a CDS encoding protein kinase domain-containing protein, which produces MAMMRLRREDPRVVGSFRLHRRLGAGGMGVVYLGSDRRGQRVALKVIRPDLAEDQEFRSRFAREVSAARRIRGGCTARLVAADLEADRPWFATQYVPGPSLHDKVAEEGPLSAAEVASIGAALSEGLVAVHEAGVVHRDLKPSNILLSPKGPRIIDFGIAWATGASTLTHVGTAVGSPGFLAPEQVRGAAVTPATDVFSLGATLAYAAMADSPFGHGSSEVMLYRVVHEEPQLYDVHDALAPLVSACLAKDPEERPSTLQLSMRLKEIAAREAQGLHESRPPVQRSAQELDRPTGRLDGPYTEQQTRRAASPPAPRPQTRQTAPSRTTSPRTGGSRPQPPRNTTRSGKRPQATNGTNGTKGRPGTRPGTRTTSTGRRPANPRLLRQRLVVFVVVTLLVALGIAAAQGCQGPARGLGVTQAPGQQEQHEAQEQHLLPRQ; this is translated from the coding sequence ATGGCGATGATGCGGCTCCGGCGCGAGGACCCGCGTGTCGTCGGCTCGTTCAGGCTGCACAGACGGCTCGGAGCGGGCGGCATGGGTGTCGTCTATCTGGGTTCGGACCGGCGCGGCCAGCGGGTGGCGCTCAAGGTGATCCGCCCGGATCTCGCCGAGGACCAGGAGTTCCGTTCGCGTTTCGCGCGCGAGGTGTCGGCGGCACGGCGGATCCGCGGCGGCTGTACGGCCCGTCTGGTGGCGGCCGATCTTGAGGCCGACCGCCCGTGGTTCGCCACGCAGTACGTCCCCGGCCCCTCCCTGCACGACAAGGTGGCCGAGGAAGGCCCGCTGTCGGCGGCCGAGGTGGCGTCGATCGGGGCGGCGCTCTCCGAGGGGCTGGTGGCGGTGCACGAGGCCGGTGTCGTCCACCGTGATCTGAAGCCGTCGAACATCCTCCTCTCCCCCAAGGGCCCCCGGATCATCGATTTCGGGATCGCCTGGGCGACCGGGGCGAGCACGCTCACGCATGTCGGTACGGCCGTGGGCTCGCCCGGCTTCCTGGCGCCCGAGCAGGTGCGGGGAGCGGCGGTCACCCCCGCGACGGACGTGTTCTCGCTCGGTGCCACGCTGGCGTACGCGGCGATGGCCGACTCGCCTTTCGGGCACGGCAGTTCCGAGGTGATGCTGTACCGCGTGGTGCACGAGGAACCGCAGTTGTACGACGTCCACGACGCGCTGGCGCCGCTGGTGAGTGCCTGCCTGGCGAAGGATCCGGAGGAGCGGCCGAGCACGCTTCAACTCTCCATGCGGCTCAAGGAGATCGCGGCCCGCGAGGCGCAGGGACTGCACGAGAGCCGGCCGCCCGTGCAGCGCTCGGCGCAGGAGCTGGACCGGCCGACCGGCCGGCTCGACGGCCCGTACACCGAACAGCAGACCCGGCGTGCGGCGAGCCCTCCGGCGCCGCGTCCGCAGACCCGGCAGACGGCGCCCTCGCGCACGACGTCGCCCCGTACGGGGGGCTCGCGGCCGCAGCCGCCGCGCAACACCACGCGCTCCGGAAAGCGCCCCCAGGCCACCAACGGGACGAACGGCACGAAGGGGCGACCGGGAACCCGGCCCGGGACCCGTACGACATCGACGGGTCGGCGTCCGGCCAACCCGCGACTGCTGCGCCAGCGTCTGGTCGTCTTCGTCGTGGTGACGCTGCTGGTGGCGCTGGGGATCGCGGCGGCGCAGGGTTGCCAGGGACCGGCCCGTGGGCTGGGCGTCACACAGGCCCCGGGACAGCAGGAACAGCATGAAGCGCAGGAACAGCACCTGCTGCCCCGGCAGTAG
- a CDS encoding TFIIB-type zinc ribbon-containing protein, producing MQCPKCHAQMQTYNRNGIQIEQCSGCRGIFLDYGELESLTRIEAQWTQQAPPVPPAPQAYPAAPAPAWGAPQHHGGHHGGHYRHKSFGHMLFSS from the coding sequence ATGCAGTGTCCCAAGTGCCACGCGCAGATGCAGACATACAACCGCAATGGCATCCAGATCGAGCAGTGCAGCGGCTGCCGGGGGATATTTCTCGACTACGGCGAGCTGGAGTCCCTGACCCGCATCGAGGCGCAGTGGACGCAGCAGGCGCCGCCCGTGCCGCCGGCCCCTCAGGCCTACCCGGCCGCACCCGCCCCCGCCTGGGGTGCTCCGCAACACCACGGTGGCCACCACGGCGGTCACTACCGGCACAAGAGTTTCGGCCACATGCTCTTCTCGTCCTGA
- a CDS encoding chorismate-binding protein, whose protein sequence is MARFDGLIASDLQDVTSDPAALDSSGFWAVCADFEGDLVCARFGTVRSAPVPAPVPGAWRGPRAGDWISSLDRAAYTAGVRRIREYIAAGEVYQANLCRVMTAVLPDPAAADVDALTALLALGNPAPYAGTIRLPAHGVEVATASPELFLKRDGRTVESGPIKGTGRTEADLLEKDHAENVMIVDLVRNDLGRVCATGSVTVPDLCVVEKHPGLVHLVSTVRGRLADGVGWPELLAAAFPPGSVTGAPKSSALRIIDSLETAPRGPYCGGIGWVDADRSTAGLAVGIRTFWVDRTEVAPVLRFGTGAGITWGSDPEREWDETELKAARLLAVASGAHRETGRTA, encoded by the coding sequence ATGGCCCGCTTCGACGGCCTCATCGCGTCCGATCTGCAGGACGTGACCAGTGATCCCGCCGCCCTCGACTCATCCGGCTTCTGGGCCGTATGTGCCGATTTCGAGGGCGATCTCGTCTGCGCCCGCTTCGGCACCGTACGGAGCGCGCCGGTGCCCGCGCCCGTGCCCGGTGCCTGGCGCGGCCCCCGGGCCGGCGACTGGATCTCGTCCCTGGACCGGGCCGCGTACACCGCCGGAGTACGTCGCATCCGCGAGTACATAGCGGCGGGCGAGGTCTACCAGGCCAACCTCTGCCGGGTGATGACCGCGGTGCTGCCGGACCCGGCTGCCGCGGACGTCGACGCCCTCACCGCGCTGCTGGCACTCGGCAACCCCGCCCCCTATGCAGGAACGATCCGGCTGCCCGCGCACGGCGTGGAGGTCGCCACCGCGTCCCCCGAACTCTTCCTGAAGCGGGACGGCCGGACCGTCGAGTCCGGACCGATCAAGGGCACCGGCCGCACCGAGGCCGATCTGCTGGAGAAGGACCACGCCGAGAACGTGATGATCGTCGACCTGGTCCGCAACGACCTGGGCCGGGTCTGCGCCACCGGATCGGTCACCGTCCCCGACCTCTGCGTGGTGGAGAAGCACCCGGGGCTCGTGCATCTCGTCTCCACCGTGCGCGGCCGCCTCGCCGACGGCGTCGGCTGGCCCGAGCTGCTCGCCGCCGCGTTCCCACCCGGCTCCGTCACCGGGGCGCCCAAGTCCAGCGCCCTCCGGATCATCGACTCGCTGGAGACCGCGCCCCGCGGTCCCTACTGCGGTGGCATCGGCTGGGTCGACGCCGACCGCTCCACCGCCGGCCTCGCCGTCGGTATCCGGACCTTCTGGGTCGACCGCACCGAAGTCGCCCCGGTCCTCCGGTTCGGCACCGGCGCCGGCATCACCTGGGGCTCCGACCCTGAACGGGAATGGGACGAGACCGAGCTGAAGGCGGCCCGGCTGCTCGCTGTAGCGTCGGGCGCTCACCGAGAGACTGGAAGGACCGCGTGA